From Aeromicrobium sp. Sec7.5, the proteins below share one genomic window:
- a CDS encoding TetR/AcrR family transcriptional regulator: METPRQRARRQTMDDIVRLGREQLATVTPAELSLRAVARELGIVSSAVYRYVKDRDELLTLLIVDAYDEVGAAVEDAVGAAARRAPRTRAMIACQAFRAWSLREPSRFALLFGTPVPGYAAPADRTVEPGTRVPAVLISLLEEAWVAGDLTAPSGSVPRAVKRDMDQIREEFGLTAPSLSVARGLGLWSALVGAVSFEVFDQYGPDTLSDPAAFFDLHVEALIDGVGF; encoded by the coding sequence ACATCGTCCGACTCGGCCGTGAGCAGCTCGCGACCGTGACCCCGGCGGAGCTCTCGCTACGCGCCGTGGCCCGCGAGCTCGGCATCGTGTCGTCCGCCGTCTACCGCTACGTCAAGGATCGCGACGAGCTGCTGACGCTGCTCATCGTCGATGCCTACGACGAGGTCGGCGCTGCCGTGGAGGACGCCGTGGGGGCCGCCGCGCGGCGGGCGCCCCGAACGCGGGCGATGATCGCCTGCCAGGCCTTCCGTGCGTGGTCCCTGCGGGAGCCGTCGCGCTTCGCCCTGCTGTTCGGCACACCGGTGCCCGGGTACGCGGCCCCCGCCGACCGCACGGTCGAGCCCGGTACGCGCGTGCCGGCAGTGCTGATCTCGCTCCTGGAGGAGGCCTGGGTCGCCGGCGATCTCACCGCCCCCTCCGGTTCGGTGCCGCGAGCCGTCAAGCGCGACATGGACCAGATCCGCGAGGAGTTCGGGCTCACCGCGCCCAGCCTGTCGGTCGCGCGGGGGCTGGGACTGTGGTCGGCCCTGGTCGGAGCGGTGTCGTTCGAGGTCTTCGACCAGTACGGACCCGACACCCTCTCGGACCCTGCGGCGTTCTTCGACCTCCATGTGGAGGCGCTGATCGACGGCGTGGGGTTCTAG